In Paractinoplanes brasiliensis, the following proteins share a genomic window:
- a CDS encoding PP2C family protein-serine/threonine phosphatase, with protein MTLVVRAVAATDQGLVRSNNEDSVFVGNRLLVVADGMGGLPAGELASDILVQALSVVDTSPDTGEPLQDLIAALETANGRIEAAVADDDARDGMGTTVTAILLSGDRVAALNVGDSRCYLVRDGEMTQLTRDDTYVQALVDQGVLTPADARRHPQRALVTQAVQGGPYRPAGRMISIQEGDRFLLCSDGLSDYVEDAVIAETLLTNADRKTAAAELVHRTLENGAPDNVTVIVADITPE; from the coding sequence ATGACGCTTGTTGTCCGGGCGGTCGCCGCCACCGATCAGGGCCTGGTGCGGTCCAACAACGAGGACTCGGTTTTCGTCGGGAACCGGCTGCTCGTGGTCGCGGACGGCATGGGCGGCCTGCCCGCCGGCGAGCTGGCCAGCGACATCCTCGTGCAGGCGCTCAGCGTCGTCGACACGAGCCCCGACACCGGTGAGCCGCTGCAGGATCTGATCGCCGCGCTCGAGACGGCCAACGGTCGCATCGAGGCCGCCGTTGCCGACGACGACGCCCGCGACGGCATGGGCACCACGGTCACCGCGATCCTGCTCTCGGGCGACCGCGTGGCCGCGCTCAACGTCGGCGATTCCCGCTGCTATCTGGTCCGCGACGGCGAGATGACCCAGCTGACCCGCGACGACACGTACGTGCAGGCCCTGGTCGACCAGGGCGTGCTCACCCCCGCCGACGCCCGCCGCCACCCCCAGCGCGCCCTGGTGACGCAGGCCGTCCAGGGCGGCCCTTACCGCCCCGCGGGCCGCATGATCAGCATCCAGGAGGGTGACCGTTTCCTCCTCTGCAGCGACGGCCTGTCCGATTACGTAGAAGACGCGGTCATCGCCGAAACCCTGCTCACCAACGCCGACCGTAAGACAGCCGCCGCCGAACTCGTCCACCGAACCCTCGAGAACGGCGCCCCCGACAACGTCACAGTCATCGTCGCCGACATAACCCCCGAATAG
- a CDS encoding Tex family protein produces the protein MTTPIHQRIATELGVREGQVTAAVDLLDGGATVPFIARYRKEVTGALDDTQLRTLEERLGYLRELEDRRAAVLESIRSQGKLDDALEQAILAAESKARLEDIYLPYKPKRRTRAQIAREAGLEPLADKLLADPNLDPRAEAAAFTNEQVADEQAALDGARAILIERFAEDADLIGELRERMWTRGRLVAKVRDGKQTEGAKFADYFDFAEPYAKLPSHRILAMFRGEKEDVLDLTMEPEPEDESTFEPRIAARFGVSDQGRPGDKWLSDTVRWAWRTRILIHLGADLRVRLWQAAEDEAVRVFAANLRDLLLAAPAGTRATMGLDPGFRTGVKVAVVDPTGKVVATDVIYPHVPQNRWDESIHRLAALAGKHNVDLIAIGNGTASRETDKLAGELIKRHPEAKLTKVMVSEAGASVYSASAYAAQELPGMDVSLRGAVSIARRLQDPLAELVKIDPRSIGVGQYQHDLSESKLSKSLDAVVEDCVNAVGVDINTASAPLLSRVSGITAGLAENIVLHRDSNGPFKNRNEIKKVARLGPKAFEQCAGFLRIPDGDDPLDSSAVHPESYPVVRTILASAKTDIKSLIGNSPLLRALRPEQFVTDTVGVLTVTDILRELDKPGRDPRPGFTTATFAEGVEKIADLKPGMVLEGVVTNVAAFGAFVDIGVHQDGLVHVSALSNTFVKDPREVVKSGDVVKVRVVEVDEQRKRISLTMRLQDEPVRKPREPRESRDDRPRQGGQRQGGQRQAGQRQGGQRQQPQTSFNGGAMADALRRAGLTKD, from the coding sequence GTGACGACACCCATCCATCAGCGCATTGCCACCGAACTCGGCGTCCGGGAGGGCCAGGTCACCGCGGCGGTCGATCTGCTCGACGGCGGGGCCACGGTGCCGTTCATCGCCCGGTATCGCAAGGAGGTGACCGGCGCCCTCGACGACACCCAGCTCCGTACGCTCGAGGAACGGCTGGGCTACCTGCGGGAACTGGAGGACCGGCGCGCCGCGGTGCTGGAGTCGATCCGTTCGCAGGGCAAGCTCGACGACGCGCTGGAACAGGCGATCCTGGCCGCCGAGTCGAAGGCCCGGCTCGAGGACATCTACCTGCCGTACAAGCCGAAGCGGCGTACGCGGGCCCAGATCGCTCGCGAGGCGGGGCTGGAACCGCTGGCCGACAAGCTGCTGGCCGACCCGAACCTCGACCCGCGGGCCGAGGCCGCCGCGTTCACCAACGAGCAGGTCGCCGACGAGCAGGCCGCCCTCGACGGGGCACGGGCCATCCTGATCGAGCGGTTCGCCGAGGACGCCGACCTGATCGGTGAGCTGCGGGAACGCATGTGGACGCGAGGCCGGCTGGTCGCCAAGGTGCGCGACGGCAAGCAGACCGAGGGCGCCAAGTTCGCCGACTACTTCGACTTCGCCGAGCCGTACGCGAAACTCCCGTCGCACCGCATCCTGGCCATGTTCCGCGGCGAGAAGGAGGACGTCCTCGACCTCACCATGGAACCGGAACCCGAGGACGAGTCGACGTTCGAGCCGCGCATCGCCGCCAGGTTCGGCGTCTCCGACCAGGGCCGCCCGGGCGACAAGTGGCTTTCCGACACCGTACGGTGGGCGTGGCGCACCCGGATCCTCATCCACCTCGGCGCCGACCTGCGGGTACGGCTCTGGCAGGCCGCCGAGGACGAGGCCGTACGCGTGTTCGCCGCCAACCTGCGGGACCTGCTGCTCGCCGCGCCGGCCGGGACGCGCGCCACCATGGGGCTCGACCCGGGATTCCGTACGGGTGTGAAGGTGGCCGTGGTCGACCCGACGGGCAAGGTCGTGGCCACCGACGTGATCTACCCGCACGTGCCGCAGAACCGCTGGGACGAGTCGATCCACCGGCTCGCCGCGCTGGCCGGCAAGCACAACGTCGACCTGATCGCGATCGGCAACGGCACCGCCTCCCGCGAGACCGACAAGCTCGCCGGGGAGCTGATCAAGCGACACCCCGAGGCCAAGCTCACCAAGGTCATGGTCAGCGAGGCCGGGGCGTCGGTCTACTCCGCTTCCGCGTACGCCGCCCAGGAGCTCCCTGGCATGGACGTGTCGCTGCGCGGGGCGGTGTCGATCGCCCGCCGTCTGCAGGACCCTCTCGCCGAACTGGTGAAGATCGACCCGCGTTCGATCGGCGTCGGGCAGTACCAGCACGACCTGTCCGAGTCCAAGCTGTCCAAGTCGCTCGACGCGGTGGTCGAGGACTGTGTGAACGCGGTCGGCGTCGACATCAACACGGCCTCGGCGCCGCTGCTCTCGCGGGTCTCGGGCATCACGGCCGGTCTGGCCGAGAACATCGTGCTGCACCGCGACTCGAACGGCCCGTTCAAGAACCGCAACGAGATCAAGAAGGTGGCCCGGCTCGGCCCCAAGGCGTTCGAGCAGTGCGCCGGCTTCCTGCGCATCCCGGACGGCGACGACCCGCTCGACTCGTCGGCGGTGCACCCCGAGTCGTACCCGGTGGTCCGCACGATCCTGGCCTCGGCGAAAACCGACATCAAGTCGCTGATCGGCAACAGCCCGCTGCTGCGCGCGCTGCGGCCCGAGCAGTTCGTCACCGACACCGTGGGCGTGCTGACCGTCACCGACATCCTGCGGGAGCTGGACAAACCGGGCCGGGACCCGCGGCCCGGGTTCACGACGGCCACGTTCGCCGAGGGCGTCGAAAAGATCGCCGACCTGAAGCCGGGCATGGTGCTCGAGGGCGTCGTGACCAACGTGGCGGCCTTCGGGGCGTTCGTCGACATCGGCGTTCACCAGGACGGGCTGGTGCATGTGTCGGCGCTGTCAAACACGTTCGTGAAGGACCCGCGCGAGGTCGTGAAGTCGGGCGACGTCGTGAAGGTGCGGGTCGTCGAGGTCGACGAGCAGCGCAAGCGGATCTCGCTGACGATGCGGTTGCAGGACGAGCCCGTACGCAAGCCGCGCGAGCCCCGTGAGTCCCGTGACGACCGGCCGCGTCAGGGCGGCCAGCGACAGGGCGGCCAGCGGCAGGCTGGTCAGCGGCAAGGCGGTCAGCGGCAGCAGCCTCAGACCAGCTTCAACGGCGGTGCGATGGCCGACGCTTTGCGCCGCGCCGGCCTGACCAAGGACTGA
- a CDS encoding serine/threonine protein kinase: protein MRPEPLRPTDPARLGSYELVGRLGEGGMGTVFLATTPAGTQVAVKVVRADLAPDDEFRRRFRSEVARARQVPPFCTAEVLDADPDADHPYLVVEYVEGPTLQQVVDEKGPLTAANLHSVAIGVATALTAIHGAGIIHRDLKPRNVLLAPGTPKVIDFGIARDIDGAHTANTSPEFMMGTVAYMAPERFGDDDVPLTAAADVFAWGGVVTYAGTGRTPFGGESPPATAGRILTREPDLSGLSGPLRELVALALRKDPAERPSARELLDLLVSSPSRPAASALEGQPVLRAAANQAQSVTGLMPNPPREEPTVAVPPPPLLYDISEVPEEERADTGERKRRWFLPAAVALLVLTVITGAMMLVFRPMIESAAAPATPQTEPPASSAPAVPPGPLLLADELDRERLWLAKTEPDGKSSCVFVEGELRVRIDTKSLYKCRGPQDALPDDLSIDVGVRLLTGNACAAIWFHFKLPRGGHLVRVCQGNVFVGAHQGTDVTVSRTLPLDQPIVVGGPATRIGLHVAGETVTVTRDGVEIGNAPLGKAEISGNRVLLGVILDRDMPEAEAAEVAFDRIELRGPSAR, encoded by the coding sequence GCCGGCTCGGCGAGGGCGGCATGGGCACCGTCTTCTTGGCGACGACGCCGGCGGGCACGCAGGTGGCGGTCAAGGTCGTACGGGCTGACCTGGCGCCCGACGACGAGTTCCGCCGCCGGTTCCGCAGCGAGGTGGCCCGCGCCCGGCAGGTGCCGCCGTTCTGCACCGCCGAGGTGCTCGACGCCGACCCCGACGCCGATCACCCCTACCTGGTGGTGGAGTACGTCGAGGGTCCCACCCTGCAACAGGTCGTCGACGAGAAGGGCCCGCTCACCGCGGCGAATCTCCACAGTGTCGCGATCGGCGTGGCCACGGCGCTGACCGCTATTCACGGCGCCGGCATCATCCATCGCGATCTCAAGCCGCGCAACGTGCTGCTCGCCCCGGGCACCCCCAAGGTGATCGACTTCGGGATCGCCCGCGACATCGACGGCGCGCACACGGCGAACACGTCCCCCGAGTTCATGATGGGCACGGTGGCGTACATGGCGCCCGAACGCTTCGGCGACGACGACGTGCCGCTGACCGCCGCGGCCGACGTCTTCGCGTGGGGTGGCGTGGTGACGTACGCGGGCACCGGCCGCACCCCGTTCGGCGGCGAGTCCCCACCGGCCACCGCGGGCCGCATCCTCACCCGCGAACCCGACCTGTCCGGCTTGAGCGGCCCCCTGCGCGAGCTCGTGGCCTTGGCGCTGCGCAAGGATCCGGCCGAGCGGCCCTCCGCCCGGGAACTGCTCGACCTGCTGGTCTCGAGCCCGTCCCGGCCGGCCGCCTCGGCCCTCGAGGGCCAACCCGTCCTGCGCGCCGCCGCCAACCAGGCGCAGTCCGTGACCGGTCTGATGCCGAACCCGCCGCGCGAGGAGCCGACCGTTGCCGTGCCGCCACCCCCTCTCCTTTACGACATTTCAGAAGTGCCTGAAGAGGAACGTGCCGACACCGGTGAGCGGAAGCGTCGCTGGTTTCTGCCCGCTGCGGTCGCCCTGCTTGTGCTGACGGTGATCACCGGCGCGATGATGCTGGTCTTCCGCCCCATGATCGAGTCGGCGGCTGCCCCCGCGACACCCCAGACCGAGCCGCCGGCATCGTCAGCCCCGGCCGTCCCGCCCGGCCCGCTGCTGCTCGCCGACGAGCTCGACCGCGAGCGGCTGTGGCTGGCCAAGACCGAACCCGACGGCAAGTCGTCGTGCGTCTTCGTCGAGGGCGAGCTACGCGTCCGCATCGACACCAAGTCGCTCTACAAGTGCCGCGGCCCGCAGGACGCACTGCCCGACGACCTCAGCATCGACGTCGGCGTGCGCCTGCTGACCGGCAACGCCTGCGCGGCGATCTGGTTCCACTTCAAGCTTCCGCGGGGTGGTCACCTCGTACGGGTCTGTCAGGGCAACGTCTTCGTCGGGGCGCACCAGGGCACCGATGTCACCGTGTCCCGCACCCTGCCGCTCGACCAGCCGATCGTGGTGGGCGGCCCGGCGACGCGGATCGGGCTGCACGTCGCCGGCGAGACGGTGACGGTGACCCGGGACGGCGTCGAAATCGGGAACGCGCCGCTGGGCAAGGCCGAGATCAGCGGGAACCGGGTGCTGCTGGGCGTCATTCTCGACCGGGACATGCCCGAGGCGGAGGCGGCCGAGGTCGCGTTCGACCGGATCGAGCTGCGGGGACCGAGCGCGCGCTGA